Sequence from the Paralichthys olivaceus isolate ysfri-2021 chromosome 1, ASM2471397v2, whole genome shotgun sequence genome:
CCACCATCCATTCGAATTCCCGATGCACAATAACTcgatgtgaaaacatcacgtTTTTCCTTCTTTAACTGTACATTTTGCTTCGTCTGATTTGGTGGTAGTGGACATGTGCAAATTAAGTGCATGCGTTTGgcacaaaagaaaagatgtCAACCGCATAAAAACCAATTACAACGAGGTGGAAGTGGATTCAAAAGCACAATTAGCTTTAACAGTAGACATCGTGCATTTTTGTATTCATGCAAACGGGTAGCACATGCATGGAGTGTAAATCTGTGTCATGGTGAAGCAGCCTATCCCAGCATGCCTGGTGTGTGGTGCATCCTGTCTTGATTGCTCCATTGCAGCACTATGGACAGTTCCCGGATTGATCATATACCTGTACCCACATGCTGCCTGCAGGGTTCCTGCCCTCCTcctggtagaaaaaaaaaaaatgttgcgtAAGATTTCTTGCTTTTGTTGGAATATCCTCTGACAATCTGGATTAGACTAATCAAATTAATGTAAAACCCAAACTATTACCAGTGCAGTAAAATGGCGTTTATAGGAGCTTTGTTTTCCATATTCAAACAAGTCGATGGTGAAACACAATCAGTCAGATAAAGTTGAACTTCCAGTTCTCTATTTTATCTCTGAAAGGAAGTTCAAGTGTGGTGCAATCTTCCTCTAAAGCTTGTGGCCGTAACACGAATGAGTACATGTCTGCAGTGTTTTGTCCATTGACTGATGGCGTGAGTGTGATTTCTGTGATTTTATACTGATTGCATATTGTGCATACGATCCAGTTTTCTGGATTTTGAATCAGACTTCCCTTTCTGGTCGGTCTATGTGCCTTGTGAGACTCACAGTTCCAAACACGCTGACTTAGCTTTAGTTCTGAATCTATACATGTTCAACTCAGCTGTTGGTTCATTTGGCATCAAGCCGGACCAGACACTTCTGAATGGCCCGAGAGGCTGTGGAGTTGTTCTCACAGAGGTTCCCatgcatttacatttgttttccagCCAAACCGTGTTTGGCAGAGAACACTCTCCTAATTGAACTTATAGTTCACGTCTCGACAATAGACTTCTCTCAGTTCTCCTTTCTGAAAACGTTTGAAGGATTTACATGGACCCATGCTGCATACTTGTATTTCCATGACTCAAGGAAGGTATTACATATATAATCTTTTTATAAGAGAAAGTATTGAGAGATTTTCTTTGCAACAACTGCTTGAGTAAACATAAACATGTGCAAATCCAGCAAACATGGGGCACAGAGTGGTTCAGTGGTTAGCACAAGTTTCAGGGGTCTCTCAGTGAGGAGATTCCTTGTGGCATGGGTTTTGTACCACACTCCAGAGACACACTGGTCAGGAATGAAAggaatgaatgtgtttgtctgactgtgTCTTAAAGAGCTATTGCATTTTTCTTGGAGAGTGTTTAAACATCGATGATTAATGTCAGGCCAAAATTAAACAAAGTTGCATTTCTCATATTAAATCGCATCATCATCTACTTGTTCCTACAGGAGACACATCATGGGAAACAAACTGAGCCGGAAGAAGAAGGGATATGATGTGAGCGACCCGAAAGAAGCGAAGGATGAGATTGCGGCGTTAGCGGCTCGTGCAGAGGAGTCGGCCAAAGTGAAGGATGGAGCCCTGGCCACAGGAGCTGAGGTGACAGCTGAGGCCAACAATGTGGTGAAGGAAGTTGCGACGTCAGCTGTGGCagcagtaactgaagctgcAGCGGCTCCAGAAGAGCCTAAAACTGCAGTGGCTCCAGAAGAGCCTAAAACTGCACCTCCAGAAgaaccagctgctgcagcacaagagGAGGCTGCTCCAGTACAGGAAGTagttgcagcagcagaggaaacagctCCAGTCGCAATAgagcctgctgctgcagcagcagaagcagctccAGTCGCAAtagaacctgctgctgcagcagaggaagcagCTCCAGCCGCAAtagaacctgctgctgcagcagcagaagcagctccAGTCGCAAtagaacctgctgctgcagcagaggaagcagCTCCAGTCATAGAAGAACCCGCTTTAGTAGCAGTGGAATCGGCTCCAGTTGCAGAAgaaccagctgcagcagcagtggaaacaGCTCCAGTAGTTGAAGAACCAGTTGTAATAGCAACTGCCCCAGCAGCAGAAAAAATGGTTCTGGCAGTGGAAGAGTCAGCCCCAGTAGAGCTCCCAGAGGccgtcacagcagcagcagaggaacctGTGCAAagtgaacctgaacctgaacctgcaGCTGCACCTGCACCTGAAGTCCTACCTGTAGAAGAACCGGCTGCAGTTGTGGAATCTGTGCCAGAAATAGAGGTTGTTCCTGTCATCACAGAGGAAGCACCAAAGGAACAAGAGCCAGAAGCCATCCCAGAGACTGTTACTGAGCCTGAAGTGACTGTGGAGGAGACAGTGGTGCCTGCTGCTGTCCTTGAACCTGAGCCAGTGGCTGAACCAGCTGCAGTATTGGAGCAAGCCCAAGAACCAGAGAAAATCCTAGAGCCAGAGCCAGTGAAAGCTCCCGAGCTGGAACCCGAACCAGAGCAAGCCCCGGCTCCAGAGAAATTACCTGAACAAGAGGTAGAGCAGGAACCAGAGCCAGAGCTAGAACAATCACCAGAGCCTGCAGAACCAGAGAAAGTACTGCAACCAGAGCCTGAGCAAGAGGCTCAACCAGTGgaaccagcagcagaggaacaagTAGAAGAAGCTGAGCCAGAACCGATCGTAGCCTCTCAGACTGTGGAGGTAGAAGTACCTGAGATCTTGgagactgcagcagaggagatcaCCGCAGCTGAGCCACAAGCACCAGAACCCATCCCTGAGATCTTCATCTCAGAGTCAGTATCTGCCAGCGATATCACCGCTGAGTCTGAAAAGGTCGCTGAAGCCTCTGCGGAAGAGGTGCCTAGCCCTGAGCCTGAGGTCGAAAGCAAGATGGAGAATGGAGATCTAGAGAGCCCTTCTGTTGCAGAGGATGCGGCAGAAGTAGTTGCAATTCCAGCTGTGAATGGAGAGTGCACAGATTCCGCTGCCACTACTGTCACGCCGACAAAGGAGTGTGTTAATGGAAGTGACGAGCCAGAGGAGATGCCTATTAAGGAGAAGAGTGACTTTGATCTGAAAAAGGACATGAACCTGAGCGGGGATGTCCAGGAAGTTCCCGACGCAGTTCCCGACATGGTGGAGGGTCTTGGCACCGAGGTCACCCAAGCGGTCTGAGGAAATGTCGCCTTTCAAGTCAATGTGAATTCAGTTTTAATCCTCCGATGGTGCGGAAGAGTCATCAAGGTATCACAAACACAGCTAGGCTTTCTGAAACGCCGTAACCATCGCAATGTCTATAGTGGTAACTCAGGCAAAAGGATGTTTCCTTTGAGTGACCGAAAACAAAATGCAACCACTTCAAggttaaaagagagagagggaggtagagagaggtagagagacagagggagagatagagattGAGATGGAAGTGCAGACTTTGAGTTTGGGATTTGAAGGACGAGTAAAGACAGACAGTGAAACTTTGACAGCAGAGTGAATATACTGGACAGTAACGATGAtattaatgaatgaaatgaataaatctgtgtttgtgtgtgagcccAGTGAATATTACAAAGTGGTTTATCGGAACagcattcattattattattagtatattATCTGATTTAGAATTTCATATATCCTTTCTATTACTACACGGAGAGACatgacaaaaaatgtttttggcctTTTATAATAATGGTACCTGTGAGAACTGTTAATTTCAAGCTGATTGTTCAGAATAGAGAATAAAGAGAGATTGTTATAGCCCACAGtgatcttattttctttttcttttcatgcgtTCACACAGCATCGAGCATGTAACAATTGTTGGTTTACTTAAGATTTATTGCACATTGCTCTAGGCTTTGTCAActcattttttaaacataaaatccACAAAAGTAACAGTTTCGCTTTTACAGTTGCAAGAGAAACATTAGAACATCACATCTCTGTTAATTTCAAACCACTTGTTGACATCCACTGGCACCACTGCTCCTATCAGCTCCCACGGGTCAGAGTTTGGCTGATTATTGATATCTGCAAAGAGCAATGTCCTGTTGGTCACCCTACAAATATTTTGGTTGGTGCAACACAGCCTGAAGTCAAGATCGGGCAAATTTAAAGGGTGTCACTGTACCCAGAGGAATcaatctgttttctctcctcgcCTCTTCCTTTCCCTCACATCGCAGTGCCTATTGCTGAGCCTCTGTGCCATAGCAGCACCCCCTGCCAACATTTCACAGATCCATACCGGCAGAGGGGGATCTataggaggggggaggggggaggggcagGAATGCTTGCATTAGGCgtagaaaaagagagaaggggagggggcGGTCTGGGATTAAAGCAACTGCTACGATGCCGCGCAGGAGAAAAAAGATGTACATCTTTTCTCTCCTGGCAACAGACATTTTACGGATTGAAAATAGAAGCTCAAAGGGGATGAGTCGAGCTGGATGGTGGCTGGTCAGGGACAAACATGTTTTGACACCTACCTGATGCCTGCTTGTATAATGCTGCCGTGCCTGCTGCTCACACTCATGTCAGAAAGTGGAGGGTCTTTGTCGTGAAGGTGCTAACGTGCGAACATTAACAGGAGGCAGCAAAGTGATATATTAACGTTTGTGTGCATCTACGTATATGGTCAGTGGGGAGGTGTGCAGcgtaaaagagagaaaggtgGAGGGGGTGGCGTTTTTGTAAGAGTACGGTCATCCAACCTTGAAATAACTACTGGACCATGGGTCAGATCATGAGAGGAGATCTGATCGAGATAACAGAAACCTCCCACTGAAGTAGCTCCATAATGGGCCCATCCACATACCAGCTCTCTCCGGTTTCTTAAAGAAAAATACTCCAGTGCTGCACTTTTATTAAAGGAATGTTGTGGAGAGGGGTTTCAGGGGGGCCAGGAGGATGAACACGAACATCAAGTTTTTCCTTATTATCTCTGTGCAGCTCAGTCACAAATACTGTGAGACGCTACCACAGGTTGTtggttttttaaaacatatagaaactagaatggcacttacacacacctctgccaaggcccagcagtctcaaactgcaccaaattgtacacattCATTCGAATCAGTttcataaacattttctttcctgggaaaactgtgaaattgttgaggttatgtttttacccctgtctgtttgaatGATCAAAAAAACTTCTGGACAAATTaccacaaaacctggtggaaggatgcggtatggGTCAGGAGAGAAGTCACTGAATTTTGGTGCGAATCCAGTATTTCTTTccactttaatttaaaattgcGAGATAGGCAGATCTAcagaatttaaatgtaatttcataaGGGGAATGTTTGGCCTCAAAAATTCACTAAATCCGCATTTTATTGcacacactgataaatatcATCCCCctaaaaatgtctgttttatcaTGTAGATCCATCAATAAttctctgaaataaaaaacaaacagcacccTATAATCCAGATCTACTGATCCAGATCTACTGATCCAGACCAAGATCTGGAGATTTTTAGATGACACATCAAGCTTTGTGTAGTATTTATCCACCAAAAGCCAAATTACACTGCATGCCATTCATTATCTGAACACAACAGCTGACCTATGCAAATAGAGAACAGCTTAAAACTAAGGGAATGTATTTCTGAAAGAGTCAGTTTGGCAGCAACATGACTGACTCGTTGCCAACGTCACAGAATAAAAGCTATAAGGGGGTGTTGTCAGTAAAGGGGAGACATACAAGCCGAGCTAAATGGCAGTGCCAGTAGCAGTTGCATTGAGCACTTCCGCAATGAAATgccaacatttttaaaagttagCTATTCTTGTTTGTTCCTAGCAACATTATCATTTATATAGTCACTTCTGACAGCTCATCTTTTCCACATCCCCCCTGTTTCCCTCTACTtcactttctttcccttttaAGTGAATGTGTTGGTGTGGGAGAACAGGGTCCTTGTCTTTTGGATTTTGATTTAAACACTGCCTTAATGTTGCATAGTTGTGAAAAGCCAGCTGCACTGCCTGGTTACCCTGACACTATGTGCTCTATATGCAAGGCCCCTGCACAAAGCTCAGACTGTGTTTCGGCTCCTTTTTCTCCCTGCGTGATGACTTGCCTGCAGGCTTTAGCTGTCTGCAACTGATGCCtgtgagaagcagagagaaaacgtGAACAAAATCCAGAGGGTATATTATGAGAAAATGTATGAGGCACCAACACATCAGATCAGGTTTTCAAGTTTTGTCTCTAAGACACAGGTATAGAAATCACTGCTGTGTCTTTTTAACAACCTCATATACTCTGAAACGTTAATGGTGGATTTATTGTGAATAAGTAAGTTTGTGCATGAATGAGAAGAAGATGGGGGAAGAGACCAGAGCAGCATGAACACACAATTTATTAAACCAATATCCTACAGAATATCAACAAGTGATTCTGGATAGTCCCTCATTAAACTTCTCTGCTACATTTTACACTTGTAAAATCCTATAAATTCCAGCATAGAATGCACAtacatgattatttatttccaGTTAAATGTAGGGAAAGGGTTATATAGTAACTGGTATGTCAAATTTTTCTTCAATGATTTAGATTCTGcacattattgattattatttattattattattttaaagccTGTTTGAAACTTGGTTTTAATCTGAAGTTTCCATCTGTTGCTATGTGTCAAGAATCATTCACTATTTACTGTGGATCCCACAGTGGTGGGAGGGGTTTTCACATCCTCTGCTTAATACAGTAATTCAAAATTTTTCCATTACAGTCTAATCTTTCTAATCTTTTGCCTTGAGCAGTTATTACAATTAAATTAAGAACATTTAAAAGGATCCATCTGAGAACACTGGCAGTGAAACTGTTCACTAGAAACTCATAGACTCATGAACAGGAGCCAGAACAAGAAAAACTGCTTGTTTGCAGAGGGTCACAAAGCAAAGGGGAGGGAACCACTTGTGTTTGGCAGTGCATTATATCAATGTATCATTTCTTTATGTATAATCTGTAAAGTAAGCAGAAACTAAAACTTTCAGAAAAGTGTAAAACAGTAAAACGTTCACTCTGAAACGTCCTGTAAGTGGAAAGTAAATGGACTGTATATGTtaagagcttttctagtcttatcaaccactcaaagtgctttacagcacaagtcacattcacagattcagaaaatatcTGAGGTCGATTTAACTATTCATAGAGGACTTCTATTTGCAGAGCATTTCTCTATCACactgaatggtgtgtgatagagaaatgCACTGTTGGCACAGCGTCAGTTCTCTCTACACCCcctcctcctgagccacagcctgtTATAGGTGGGCTTACACAAAATACACCTCTTGACTAAATAGTTAAATTCCACCCCTGATATTGCACAATATGTAGAAATGAGTGTAGAAATAGAGTCACATGAGCACAATTATGACAaaactagaatggtactcagtaCAGTGCATAACAACAGTCCCGCATTTTAATACATCAGATTTATTTGGACCTCAAAAAAATTGCACAaacttataaatatcagtcccttgaACCTGCCTGATGTTTTTCtatcaatgaatcaatcaattgaTTAATTAAGAAATCAATGAACTGTTTAgtaaagtgaaataataaaattaaatcgTGCACCTGCCCGCTGATCCAGATCTGGCTGCCACATATCcgatccttccaccaagttttgtggtaatttgtCTTGTAGTTTATGTGTAATCATTTAAACTGGGGTAAACAcctaacctccttggtggaggcaatttcactgttttcccTAAGAGACAGTGAAACaaccagatgaaaacataacctccttggcaggtGGTAACAATACAATTCCAGGAACTAACTAAATACTGTAGTTATTAAGAGTTTAAGAACCAAAAACTGCATCATCAGGACTAGTGACAGTGGCCTGGCAACATAAgtaaaaaaggatgaaaaaattaaataattctgACTTGAGAACAGGAAGTACATGTAAAACAGAAAGTtccttttttcatgtttgactCAGTGACTTACATAAAGAAGCTGgttgataaaatgtgttttcagcacCTTTAAAGTTTTATTACACAGACGAACGAGGCATCTCACCCTTCACTGAACCGACTGTTCCTCTTGACACACTCGCCTGACGCAATATTTAACttcagtgtgtatttacattCCTTTTCCCTATTTAGAGCTTGGTCATATTAAATGGCTCCAAAGCCCTGTGAGCTTCTCAAAAGGAATCTTTGAAAGCTGTTTTCATGTACTGCACTCTGGACATTTCGTAAATTCTTTTTGGGAACTTTTCCTGCGAGGGCCCTGGTGAAATGTACTGAAAATGTCAGGGAGCCCATGTTGAACACAGCAGCAAACTTTCCATTGAACAGTTGAGATGTCGgatgaaaagaacaaacaacaagaatgcaaatatgtcaggatgaaTAAGTGGTGTCATTCATGTAGAAGGTGCAGACGAAAATTTCCATTTGGAAAGTCAACATGATCTGAGTGCTTTTGGTGAAAAGTGCCGATGTCAGTGTTGATGCACTCTAGACACAAAAAGATGATTTCTGCATTTTCCTGATGtcgtgaacacgtctgacccgaacaatctcctgctgcgctcTTCAAATTTGAAAGGCAAAAATGTCTGAatcattttctggagttcatgctGAAAACGTCTTTGGTCTGTTCTTGGTCGCTGCTGAgataaacaaacatggaggacgtgagtgtgtgagggaaGACTGCTGACTGATAGAGGAGATTACTCCCTCGCTCCATCCTTTCAGCTGAAGGAGTGGATAATAGGAGTCAGGTGGCCAAAAATAAATAGCGATCAGCTGTTGCAGATTGCTATTTATTATTCAAGCAAGAGGGTGTCG
This genomic interval carries:
- the LOC109648306 gene encoding fibrous sheath CABYR-binding protein; its protein translation is MGNKLSRKKKGYDVSDPKEAKDEIAALAARAEESAKVKDGALATGAEVTAEANNVVKEVATSAVAAVTEAAAAPEEPKTAVAPEEPKTAPPEEPAAAAQEEAAPVQEVVAAAEETAPVAIEPAAAAAEAAPVAIEPAAAAEEAAPAAIEPAAAAAEAAPVAIEPAAAAEEAAPVIEEPALVAVESAPVAEEPAAAAVETAPVVEEPVVIATAPAAEKMVLAVEESAPVELPEAVTAAAEEPVQSEPEPEPAAAPAPEVLPVEEPAAVVESVPEIEVVPVITEEAPKEQEPEAIPETVTEPEVTVEETVVPAAVLEPEPVAEPAAVLEQAQEPEKILEPEPVKAPELEPEPEQAPAPEKLPEQEVEQEPEPELEQSPEPAEPEKVLQPEPEQEAQPVEPAAEEQVEEAEPEPIVASQTVEVEVPEILETAAEEITAAEPQAPEPIPEIFISESVSASDITAESEKVAEASAEEVPSPEPEVESKMENGDLESPSVAEDAAEVVAIPAVNGECTDSAATTVTPTKECVNGSDEPEEMPIKEKSDFDLKKDMNLSGDVQEVPDAVPDMVEGLGTEVTQAV